From a single Plasmodium sp. gorilla clade G2 genome assembly, contig: PADLG01_00_22, whole genome shotgun sequence genomic region:
- a CDS encoding acyl-CoA synthetase, putative: MNVMVSLFMLFLYFFCLLLFYFQHNNGKNNFTEICKSVENKNESSVYCMKNYKTKSSIYKYKHLMNFFLDKYKLNNSKLAAIVENSCGQAENSITYGNFFKKVLSFSHSLNTYNGTGVPEKIYNEEKNNGKFRLLGLYGNNSTNWLITDFACMMSGVTTLVIQSKFSIDIIIDILNSSKLEWLCLDLDLIEGLLCRKNELPYLKKLIILDNLSKRSEKINSENEEKSNGSRKSSNKANYNESGKGEDTILASLEYDKEKIEKISALKKQANKVGVSIILFDNMIEKEVTNVTIQNEDPNFISSIVYTSGTSGKPKGVMLSNKNFYNSVIPLCDHNIIKEYHIKTHLSYLPMSHVYERILVLTGLLLGVKINIWSRDIKYLNSDICNSNSEIIFGVPKVFSRMYTNIMTEVNNLTGYKKFIAKQAINLRKGNNDGAFSKVVEGITSVSSKIKDVINPNMRAIVNGGGKLCPNIANELGVLLNVKYYQGYGLTELTGPAFIQDVEDDNTESMGVPISPSTKYKVRTWEIYKATDTLPKGELLIKSDSMFSGYFLEKECTQNSFTNDGYFKTGDIVQINDNGSVTFLDRSKGLVKLSQGEYIETDMLNNLYSQIPFVNFCVVYGDDSMDGPLGIISVDKSLLFTSLKNDNMLEKTGITEKNYSQKLIDETLNENIYIDYVKKKMMEIYKKTNLNRYNVINDIYLTSKQWDTNNYLTPTLKIKRFNVFKDFSFYIDVVKQKYVDKLKGNNSGSVNNGKKDEKKEDKDSKKLSNESISKGNQNDMRKHENDVENKKVKLRVTNNTQEQERNK; encoded by the coding sequence attataaaacaaaaagttcaatatataaatataaacatcttatgaacttttttttagataaatataaattaaataatagtaaGTTAGCAGCAATAGTCGAGAATTCTTGCGGACAAGCAGAAAATTCTATAACATATGgaaattttttcaaaaaggTATTATCGTTTAGTCATTCTTTGAATACATATAATGGTACTGGTGTTccagaaaaaatatataatgaagaaaagaaTAATGGGAAATTTCGATTATTAGGTTTATATGGTAATAATTCAACTAACTGGTTAATTACCGATTTTGCTTGTATGATGAGTGGCGTTACAACATTAGTAATTCAGTCGAAATTTAGTATAGATAtaattatagatatattaaatagttCAAAATTAGAATGGTTATGTTTAGATTTAGATTTGATTGAAGGATTATTGTGTCGTAAAAATGAATTGCCATATTTGAAAAAGCTCATAATCCTAGATAACCTATCTAAACGTAGTGAAAAAATAAACtcagaaaatgaagaaaaaagtaATGGTTCAAGAAAAAGTAGTAATAAAGCCAATTATAATGAATCTGGTAAGGGAGAAGATACCATTTTGGCTTCCTTAGAATAtgataaggaaaaaatagaaaagatTAGTGCATTAAAAAAACAAGCTAATAAGGTTGGTGTAAGTATTATCTTATTTGATAATATGATAGAGAAAGAAGTGACCAATGTTACAATTCAAAACGAAGATCCTAATTTTATTTCCTCCATTGTGTATACATCTGGAACTTCAGGAAAACCAAAAGGTGTTATGTTAAGCAATAAGAATTTCTATAATAGTGTAATACCATTATGtgatcataatataataaaagaatatcaTATCAAAACACACTTATCTTATTTACCGATGTCTCATGTATATGAAAGAATTCTTGTTTTAACGGGATTATTATTGGgtgtaaaaattaatatatggaGTAGAGATATTAAATATCTGAATAGTGATATATGTAATTCTAATAGTGAAATAATATTTGGGGTACCTAAGGTTTTTAGTAGAATGTATACTAATATTATGACAGAAGTAAATAACTTAACAGGTTACAAGAAATTTATAGCAAAACAAGCTATAAATTTACGTAAAGGAAATAATGATGGAGCTTTTAGTAAAGTTGTTGAAGGTATTACATCTGTATCAAGTAAAATTAAAGATGTGATTAATCCGAATATGCGTGCTATTGTAAATGGTGGAGGAAAATTATGTCCAAATATTGCTAATGAGTTAGGTGTTTTACTAAATGTTAAATATTATCAGGGGTATGGTTTAACCGAGCTTACTGGTCCTGCTTTTATTCAAGATGTAGAAGATGATAACACTGAAAGTATGGGAGTACCTATTTCTCCTAgtacaaaatataaagtaAGAACAtgggaaatatataaagcaACTGATACATTACCAAAAGGagaattattaattaaaagtGATTCTATGTTTAGTGGATACTTTTTAGAAAAGGAATGTACACAAAATTCCTTCACAAATGATGGTTATTTTAAAACTGGAGATATAGTACAAATTAATGATAATGGTTCTGTAACATTTTTAGATAGATCAAAGGGTTTGGTTAAATTATCACAAGGAGAATACATAGAAACTGATATGTTAAATAATCTGTATTCACAAATTCCATTTGTTAATTTTTGTGTCGTATATGGTGATGATTCTATGGATGGACCATTGGGAATAATATCTGTGGATAAATCTTTACTTTTTACAAGTTTaaagaatgataatatgtTAGAAAAAACTGGAATTACTGAAAAGAATTATTCACAAAAATTAATTGATGAAACATTAAAtgagaatatttatattgattatgtaaagaagaaaatgatggagatttataaaaaaactaatttaaatagatataatgttattaatgacatatatttaacatCAAAACAATGGGACACGAATAATTACCTTACTCcaacattaaaaataaaaagattcAATGTATTTAaagatttttctttttatatagatGTAGTTAAACAGAAATATgtagataaattaaaaggaaataataGTGGTAGTGTGAATAATGGAAAAAAAGacgaaaaaaaagaagataaagattcaaaaaaattatcaaatgAGTCAATTTCAAAAGGAAATCAGAATGATATGAGAAAACATGAAAACGatgttgaaaataaaaaggtcAAATTAAGAGTTACAAATAATACGCAAGAACAAGAaaggaataaataa